In Puntigrus tetrazona isolate hp1 chromosome 24, ASM1883169v1, whole genome shotgun sequence, a genomic segment contains:
- the eci2 gene encoding enoyl-CoA delta isomerase 2, mitochondrial translates to MAAGIKLFSPWRFDRFARASKPALVACVQIHSSAAVMGASVEDFNAAKDKLGTLKKDPGNEVKLKIYALFKQATQGPCNTPKPGMLDFVNKAKWDAWKSLGSVTHEEARQRYVDLISSLVGAEAPVVSAQPAAGAKGFQTLLVSAEDNITTIRLNRPEKKNAITVEMYNELVEALDLAGKDDSVITVITGSGDYYCSGNDLNNFTKIPEGGVEKLAKESGELLRRYVKAYIDFPKPLIGVINGPAVGVSVTLLGLFDIVYATEKATFHTPFSQLGQSPEGCSSYLFPKMMGAAKASEMLLFNKKLTAAQACEVGLVTEVFPESSFQSEVWTRLKAYAKLPKNSLALSKQLIRAVEKEKLHAVNDAEVERLVERWLSDECMQAIMSFFQAKSKL, encoded by the exons ATGGCTGCTGGGATTAAACTTTTCTCACCCTGGAGATTTGACCGATTCGCCcg AGCGAGTAAACCTGCCCTCGTAGCGTGTGTTCAGATACACAGCTCTGCTGCGGTGATGGGAGCTTCAGTGGAAGACTTCAACGCCGCCAAAGATAAACTAGGAACCCTGAAGAAGGACCCAGGGAATGAAGTCAAACTCAAGATCTACGCACTCTTTAAACAG GCCACACAAGGCCCCTGCAACACCCCCAAACCCGGCATGCTGGACTTCGTGAATAAAGCTAAATGGGACGCGTGGAAGAGTCTGGGCTCGGTGACACAt GAAGAGGCCAGGCAGCGGTACGTGGACCTCATCTCGTCTCTGGTGGGAGCAGAAGCTCCTGTGGTTTCAGCGCAGCCCGCCGCGGGCGCTAAGGGCTTCCAGACCCTGCTGGTCAGCGCCGAGGACAACATCACCACCATCCGACTCAACAGACCCGAGAAGAAGAACGCCATCACTGTGGAG ATGTACAATGAGCTGGTTGAAGCTTTGGATCTTGCTGGCAAAGACGATTCTGTCATTACCGTGATCACAG GAAGCGGAGATTATTACTGCAGTGGAAACGACCTGAACAACTTTACAAAGATCCCTGAGGGCGGAGTAGAGAAGCTGGCCAAAGAATCTGGGGAGCTACTGAG gagGTACGTTAAGGCATACATCGACTTCCCCAAACCTCTGATCGGAGTCATAAACGGACCGGCGGTGGGGGTGTCGGTGACTCTGCTGGGGCTGTTTGATATCGTTTATGCCACAGAGAAG GCGACGTTTCACACACCCTTCAGTCAGCTGGgtcagagtccagagggctgcTCTTCGTATCTTTTCCCCAAAATGATGGGCGCGGCAAAG GCTAGCGAGATGCTGTTGTTCAACAAGAAGCTGACGGCCGCTCAGGCCTGTGAAGTGGGTCTGGTGACCGAGGTCTTTCCAGAAAGCTCCTTCCAGTCCGAGGTGTGGACCAGACTCAAGGCCTATGCCAAACTGCCCAAGAAC TCTCTGGCTCTGTCGAAGCAGCTGATTCGCGCGGTGGAGAAAGAGAAACTTCACGCCGTGAACGACGCTGAGGTGGAGAGGCTGGTGGAGCGCTGGCTCTCAGACGAATGCATGCAGGCCATCATGAGCTTCTTCCAGGCCAAGTCTAAACTCTGA